AGTTTCTGTGTGCTTCTGAGATCCAATGCATGGAGTATTTAGTCCCATTCACAGTGGCTGGATAGGAAAACAGTCCCTTTGGACTGTGCTTGCACTTTCTTCTGAAGTACTGGCTAAGTTGTGATCCTTTGATCCTCAAATCCAACCACGTTTCTGGTGCTGATATGATCCTTGTTTCTTTGTTGGAGGCAAATTCCCTTATGGCATCAGTCTCGTCACTGACAATGGTCATATAGTGATTTCCTCTGAAGAAAGGGTAACTCTCACCAATCATCACCATAGCATCTTTGTAATTGGCCATGAACAGGACTAAATAGTCCTCCTCTTGCAACCCACATTGCTTCAAGGCTCTATTGCTAGCTTGGACCTCAGGAATGGAGACAAAATTGCCTTGGAATGAAGATTTCTTGGTCAGGATATCAAGCAGTCTTGAAGGCTCCATTTGGGTCCTGTCAAGATCAGAGTGAGTGGTGCTAAATGGGGAAAGCTCTTTTGGTGTCACACTCTTGGGTGACTTGAGCTTCTCTTGGGGTGTTGTTGCTGAAGATTCTTCATTGATGGAAAGATTATCAATTTCTAGTTTTTCCACCTCTTCCACTAGACCATTGCAGTATTGTGGGTACTTTGCAAAGATGTATTGCTGAACATAAAGCATCTCACTTGGTGTTATTGGACCTGACCATCTTAGATCAAGGCCTCTGAGTGAGGATATGGCTTCTGCTATCAAGTGAGCAGGAAACATAGTATGTGCCTTCTGTAAATCAAACAAGTTTTAACAGAAAACTAAATCAATATGAAAATTTGGTGGAAACCCATAAAAGATATTGTACCAATTAGTCATATAATTGGACTAACTGACCTTGATCACCATGCTGCTTGGCCTTCCATCTTTCTTTGGACTTCCATCTTGAGTTGGTGATTTTGGTAAAGAACCAGAAGCCAGTTCTTGGATTTCACCATTTACTATATCCTAAACAGTAGCAAAGTGGAAATTTACAGATCAAAATTTCAGCAGTAAATTTTAAGTAAGTTACAGAGgaaactttttctttctgggATCACAAACAGAAGATCATGTACCTTAAGTTTGCCATTCATGATGTCCTTTTCTTGTATGTTTCTGCCCATTCTGCCTCTTGTCCTTCCTTCGAAACCAGGAGGACTAAACTAGGGCCAAATATACTGCAAACCACAACTAGCAAAGAAATCAGAAGCAAGAGAAAAGGCAAGAGGGCAGAGGAAATAGAAATTGAGAACCACAAGCGTAGTTGTGAAGACAAGTCTTTGTTATATGAACATTATATGCTGCAGGGTTGGGATCAAATTGAATATTAAAGTAAACCATATATATTCAAGACAGAGAGAAATGCCACCAAGTGATGAAAGCAACACCCACACACAACAGTGGTGTAGTTTATTGGATTATAATCACCATGGTTAGCTCAGCAAACTGTAATTATTATGGTTAAATTACACACACGTCTAGAACTCCATCAAGATTCAAAATTCACTCCTTTCTGGGTAACAAAAAGTCCAGTTTTTTCAGTCAAACTAGAATTAACAAAGTAGGCATCCAAATGATGGTTGgggttttggattttaaaCTTGTCTGTCAGTGAAAAACTGACCTTTAAAGATTTGCATTCACCGAAATGCCTGCGTGACTGCATCTATCAATCTGAGTTGTAgcaaataaagataataaaaagTTGGAGACTGCGAAATGGCAACAACCAGcgtatatattattattttcaaaaagaaaaagatgctGCTATGCCATGTCTTAGGTCATCAAGGGTGTATTATATATGGAGAAGATGGTGACTTATGGAGGGCTTGGCATGCATTCAGACATACACAATGCATTACAAGGTGAGGAAGTTGGAATCTTTTCAAACTGACAGGGACTGGTTTTGAaccaataataaataaatgataagGTGGGATAAAATTATGTGAGGGCCTTTGGATATTTCACAGGTAGAGGGCAAGTAGTCTTAgggtttgttttcttttatgggGGGGAGGAGGGGCGGGAAATCATGTAACAGTTTTCCTAAGCGGGATTAGTTTATATGTCTAATGATGTGGATTTAAGTATGATTGTCAGTATAATACTTTAATTTATTCCAAACCACtgttaagaaaaattaaaaataaaatgtccCCGACGTGCACATCCAAGAACCATTACAAGCATATGCTTCATTATGTAAATTAGTTGATCTTTTTAAGAACGGTAACCATGTTCGATTAGTTTGATAATCATAATTATTCAAGTAAAAGTTCATGTATTATGTATAATCCTTGCCATTTCTCCTTTGAGCCTACTTTTGAAGCAAAGGATTCatatgtttgcattaacctaTTTGGAATTTTGCTCAAATGGGATGTCGGCAGCATCTCTAACTAAAACATCATTGCTCTATtaatatgattttctttttttggacaGACGTGATGAGCATGACGAATTAATGGTCTGCCTTGCATTATTGAGATTTTCTCAAATGGCATCCCAGAGGTATTCATAAGTAAGACATTAGCACTTGATTAGTAAAATGATTACTAACTGAATCAGATGCTTAGGGctagtttggcattgctgtgctgtgaaaataatcattATCAGATTTGTTGTGAGAGAAAAGAGTATGGcttttggtaaactttttgttaaaagtgttgttggtactaaTTCCCGTACAATCAGAAAGTGATTCcagcataatcattaaacctaGCGCCTCTTCGAAACTAATTtctgcataatcagaaaatgaaaacacctCATTAGATGCTTTCCTTATAGCTTTTTCTCataacaatttttaacaataagtgattttcttataatttaccAAACGGACTGagcttctcaaatttttttaaaaatcacttatcaccctaAATAAGCAATGCGAAACGGGTACTTAGTATCACCCTAAATAAGATAAACCCCTTTCAAAGCAAGGTTAACCCAAGATTAGGATCCTCAATCCATTTAAGTTGGAGCAAAGTCATAGTTATGTGGACATTAGGGAACATACAAGCGGCAAACCAGATTTCCTAAACAAATATCATAGAACAGAAAATTACGACTAAAATTGACTCATATCTGTAGACTTCTGAAACCGACATTTAAAGAAGAAATGCCCCCTAGAGTTTAAAGATTCTATAATTAGAAAACACCTAAAATGTTCTGCAAGGGTCTCTAATAGCCAGCAAAAGAAggttttattgtaatttttttttgccatgAAACAATCAATCACTTTAATGCCTGCTTAGTTACGAGCCCACGCTAACAAAGCCAAAAGCATTTGTAACTCGACCTTCCATAAAAATCAGTAACATATAATAAAAGCATAAAATTGACATTAAAATAATAGAGACTGATAAATGCCTGCCTACTTTCTGAATTATACCTAAATACATTCTGAGCAAGCAGATGGATAGACTTTGAACCAGCATTGCCAGAGACTGCTCAGCCCattaacatcatgaattaGCCGAAATCCAAAAGAGCACAAACCAGACTAAATTGGATGGCAACAGTGGGACTAGGGATGGCCCTAGAAAATCGGCACTCTGtacaaaagtaaaaacaaaatgggAGTATCAAGCTACAAAAAGTATTTCATCCGATCATCTCTTCTCATGGCGTTGTACACAGCTTGGACCTGGAAGTCACAACAAAACTCCGTGTTAACAAATATTTTCTCCAGTGTCAGTggattgaaaaacaaattgtaAATTTTACCATCAACTACATGGAGATTTTTTCCATCATAGTTATAGAGAAATAATATTAACAAATTCATTGTGGGAGAGTGCGAGGAGGGGAGAGGAAGACCTGTTCACTAGAAATGACTTGAACAGGTCCAATGTTTACAGATACATATTTGCCCCTTGATGATACCTTCTGCCTCACATGACCCTGTCATAAAGCACAATAGCAAACTCCATCAAACTTTTGCATTTATTATTTGTGAGTTGATTGAATTCATCCACTTGAAAGATTAGACGTCATCAGCAAATATATCAACAATCACAATTTCAAAAATGACTATAATTCAAAAGGGACAACAAAAAAGATGGAAGCACAAAGATTGCCGTTAGATGTTGCATCATCCTGCCACTTTCTACAGCAGCCTTTGGGAGTAAATGAATTTCATCATACGGTAGGTCTAGatttaaaacaaatatcaACTCTTGATTACTACTGGAAACATGATTCATGACCAAGCCCAGAAGCAAAGATTCCCAGTACTTAGTGTTCAATGTCAAAAATGTTTCTTAGATAGAAAATTATGGCATTAATTGATCTCAATTTGCTGCTTTCAAATTAGGCTCAACAGTCTAAACTGCAAAGTGCATTCCCATAGGCCCGCATTTTGCTGCGGCCTAGAGTAGTTATTCCTGTTTCTGAATCAAATTCAACCAGTGGGAACACTGAACTATGGTCAAATTCAACTATTAGTCGTTTCCATATGGTTGGTTCCATGTAACCCTAATAAGTTCACATCAAGAGCCAATTTCAGTTATTAGCACCAAGGACAAGATGTAAACCCCATTTTTCTGGCCAACAGTGCTATCCACCTCACTTACTAGTTAATAAAGCATTGGCAAGTATCTACCACACTCAATATAGAAGTTCACTAGTTCCTTTTATCACATATGCAGCCTACCCAACTCCTTGCAGTgccaattcaaattcaaacctaGAATTAGTTGAAGATTTTTCTTAcacgtttcatgctcttatGCACCTTCTCACTCCTCTTCAGGAGGTTTGAACTTGCAGGATACTTCTGAGTGGCAACTCCATAAACCATTAGTTTTCCTTCATGATTACTGGTCAAAGCTACTCCTAGTTTAATAACTGCTTCACATGTTTAGGATACCCTATTCCTCAGCCTATCCATCTATATCTCAAATATCCAACAGTGATACCTACTTTGGTTGGAAACATAATGTGTTGTACAAGAACAAAGGGCACGAGGGACATGGTAGAAGACATCACTATGAAGATCTCCCCTTGCCCCCAATGAATAACAAATTATTTAAACGTACTATGTAATTTCAAGGACTTACGCAGAGGTTTAAGAAACAACTCAATTGCACCACAATTTTGCTTATAAGGTATGAATTTAACATTGTAATGATTTGTCCCTACACCTCTGGATGGCTATCATAATTCACTTCTATCAGTCTGCAAATTCACATACTTGAGAATTGAACCCTGAAATTAAATGGCACTTGCCAATTTCTGTTCACCTCCTATTAAACTACTCTGCGTTAGTGAGCATCAACACATTCAATGAAATTCTATCTACAAAAATTCGACCtagaatgaaaacaaagcCCACACAAGAGTATGGGATTTGATGGTATGCTTTCAAAAATTCTATCACGTAAAACATAATgcttgcaaaaaaaaaaaagcactgGACCAAttcataaatatatttatttatcgaagaaattgaaaatgatgGGCATGATGAGCACGCACGCGCGCgcgcgcgcacacacacacacacacacactgtGTGTAAGTATGTATACCTCAGGAACAGGTTGTTGAATTACGGATTCGACAGCAACAACCATAGCTTGCACAAAATCATCCCCTCCAGTTCCAATCGCTGTAAACCCTCTAACAGTTGGGTACGAATTTAccttaaaaatacaaaatttacaCCATTTATGAACACAAGCTCCTCAAAAATACTAAATAACTTAATCCTTAAccttaaaaatataaaatgggCTGTTAAATCAAACCTAAGGaaagcaaaacaaataaatggctttatattattataccTTCTGGTCCAAGGCGAGCCATTCATTCGTAGAATCATCTGTCACCGTACCTCCAATCACCACATTCGTGGTTTGCCCAACTCTCCCTTCCGTTTTAGACACCTCTATATCCATTACCAATAACgagtgaaaaaatattattttttaaaaaacatagtataaaattaaacaaaaaagtttcaGAGACGAAACCTGAAATTGCTTTCAAAACAGCCTCTTGGGGCGGGCCTTGTTCGTCCTCAGACAAAGACAACGCGTTTTCGTTGTGGGAGCAGTTGAGGTGCGTCCGTTTGGCGAAGTGGAAACCCCGGGTCCTGAACTGCCCACTCAGCCTGGGAGAGGGGAACCCGTGGGTCCTGAATGAAGCGGAGGCGGAGCTCCGAGTGAGATGAACGGGTCGACACGCTTCTATTAACAGAGCGGAACGCAACGCAGTCCTGCACGCCATTTCTGGTCCCTCTTTTTTGATTCCGAGAAGAAGgttgtgtttctttttcttctgtccTCTACTCGCCTTTCTCTAAATTCGTTTCTTTTCTTCCCAAAAGATAAATACAGgagattttttaattataaggACAAAAGTACCATTTTTCAGTGCCATTAGTCAGGCGCATCAGTAAGGACTTAATCGTCTTTTAGGTGGAAATTGGTATTTGGACTGTGGAGAGCTTATTTCACTTCCCACCATATTCGGTTTACCGTTTACGGGGGAGAAAACCTTCTATGGGGTTTTTAGGCAATTTGACTCCTTCAAACATAATTTCATTTTACTCGAGGAAGCagtattttgttttcattattccttttattttatagtcTATTCTTTTTTGTGCAGCACGTCGGTTCGGTTTTAACACAAATATTCCTacatattttccattttcgAACACATCAAACCATCCAAGAGGTCAATTTGCCAATAACTAATATAGTTACaacctaaataaataactataaagttctatcaaactttaagttaaacattttcatttagttattaattacaattttctCTAAATATGTAATAAAAGAACTAcatatgtaaaataaaatatagcgAAATGAATATATAAGTAAGTGATTAGTCTAGTTTAGTTTAGGTCAAATGCTCATAATCATGATCGAATCAAAATTATTACGATACAGTTTGATTTGAAATCAATTGACCATTTCTATggtcaaaatcaaatcaaaccgGTGATTATTAAGATCAagcaatttcattaatttcgGTCGGATTGACACCCACTCCTACTCTTATAAGTCACAAAAAGATATTGcataaaaccttttttttttttttaggggaatttttgttctgtttttacAAAAGAATTGTGTAGTGTACCAAAAATAATAGACTTATGTTGGTATTGGGATTTTGTATAATTTGGCGGTAAGATATagttttgttaaaaatgtaaattatttgtaaaataaattacagaGAAAATTTcgataaaaaaatttaattacagaGAAAATTATTGCCTCGAAAGggcaaaagaggaaaaagaaaaccactGCGGCGACGCGAAAGCCAGAAGTGCGAGCCCAGCCCCCACCTCAGCAGTGAACTGAAAACGCGCGATAAAACCCTAGTGAAACCCCTCCGATAATTACGTCACTGTCTTTCGTGACTCGGAGTTAACTCAACGACCGAGGCGACTCGCTGAAATGTACGGATCCGAATCCAGTATAGTCCCGGAGGATTTGGAACGAACCGCTTTCAGAAGAGCGGAGAAGAAGTACAAGCTGTATTACGAAGACACCTACAAATCATCCAAAAAGTAGAAACTTGTTCTTCGTTTTCCCAACTATTTCACGATTTTCACTTCCAATTTCTTCTGTTAACCAAACATGTAATTTGACCATCTCCCAGGAAACGGAAACCCAAACCCGTGGATTTATCAGAGGTATTGGATTTCAATTCCATTCTAGAATCGTACTATCAAAACGTTGAGCTTCCACACGGTGTCGTTCCTCTTCGATGTGGTTTCGATAGGCCCGTGTTCTCCTTAGAAAATCGCCCAGGTATCAACCTATTCTCATTGTAATTGAAATATATGAATTTGAATATCCTAGGGTTTTTAATTGGAATATTAGTTACTGttgttattgtttgttttctttgttgattGCAGAATATGTTAGTTTATAcaaatatttccattttttacaCAACACAGGGTTTTATTTCATTCCTGGAGCACTGAGTGTGAAGGAACAATGCCAGTGGATAAAGGAGAGTTTAACCAGCTTCCCGCAGCCTCCTAACAGAACAAATCACAATGCATTTTACGGGCCTATAAATGACTTGTTTATTGCGGCGAATGAGAGGAAAGTTTTGGTTGCGGATTGGGGTTCAAATTCTGAATGTGATCCTTCTGTCAGCAATGGAGGTGTTCACGGTTGGAAGTTCTTTGAGGAACATGAAGTGTCTTCGAAAGGGAGCACGTGCAAATCAGTTTCAGCTCTAGTTCTATTGCGGAAATTGCGTTGGAGCACCCTTGGCCTGCAATTTGACTGGTCCAAGGTTGTGCTGAGCTGAttcatttttccaattttgaaAGCATATTAAGCAGTTTcactaaataaaaattgcattGTCACTTAGATATTAACTGATTTGGGTGGGAAACAATTTAAGGTTGCTCCACTGACATTACATTGAATGTATTTTCTTGTGCATTTGAGTGTTTTCTTCAATAAACAGAAAATAGCATTTCCAAGCATTAAAGTTACGTCACAACATGTATCTAACTAATGTCATGTTCACGATGTAGCGAAACTATGATGTCTCTCTCCCGCATAAGAAGATCCCTGATACACTCTGCCAACTGGCTAAAAGACTGGCAACACCTGCAATGCCTCTGGGTGAAGAATTCCAGCCTGAAGGTGCAATAGTGAACTACTTTGGCCCAGGTATTACTAAGAAAAAATTGCTTATATTAGCAGATTTTTAACCATcagtttatttgtttttccttttttggtttgaaagtgtATACAAGTTAGAATTTACATTTGTTCTATGTTCTGTTCTTTTGTTTAGGTGATATGCTTGGGGGCCACCTTGATGACATGGAAGCTGATTGGAGTAAGCCTATTGTAAGCATGAGGTATCTTGCCAtgccatttcatttttatttattttttaattctggTTGTTTGTCAAGAAAGAAGAATAGAAATTTGAGAGTATACATCTCCTTAGGAGCTGAAATATCTTTCACTTACCTCAGTTTAGGCTGCAAAGCAATATTCCTTTTGGGAGGAAAGCATAGGGAGGATCCTCCAATAGCAATGTTCCTTCGAAGCGGTGATGTTGTACTTATGGCTGGTGAAGCAAGGGAATGCTTTCATGGTAAGTGCAAATCTTCAGCTATCTTCCTTTTACTTGGTTTTGAGTGCCGAAGATAATAAATCGGTACTTAGTGGCTAATATCTATGTTTTTGTGAAATGGTAAGACCAATCTACAAGTGAGAAAAGTGATGCTGGCAATTTTAGTTTGGTTTCTAATTTTTGCTTTGGCATACTATATATCTGTTGCTTGGGCTGCCTTTATGTCTAACTAACAGTGTTACTTTGCGCCTCAACTTAAGTAACTCTACTCAGCCTTAATCCTGTGTGCTTTCTTGTGATAAATAGAGCAGTTGACTATCCCATTTGCCAGAAACATGTTGTAACTGCATCCTAGAGTCTTGTTTGAACAGCCTCATAAATAGATCAGCTTTGCTTTCTTGAATTGCAGGTGTGCCTCGGATATTCACAGATGgagaaaatgatgaaatcGTGACTCTTGAGAGGCAGTTCTCACATGAGGATGATTTTAGTGCTTTAGAATACATCCGAAGTTCAAGAATCAACATCAACATCAGACAAGTTTATTGACATTGATATTCTTTTTCATCGAAATTTTGGATTCAATCGAAAGGATTTTTGGCAATGAAGAGTTGTTAGAGAATTGCTACACAagttaccccaaaaaaaaaaaaaaaaagagaattgcTACACAAGGACATGTGGGAGAGCTATGTAGTAACTACAATGGGGCGGCACCCATGAATGTGCGGCTTGTTACAAGTTGGATGcagcaacaaaaaacaaaaaacaaaaaaccataagaaaagaaatatgaatGCAAGTAGCATTGATTGTCCTAGAAGAACAGGGCAATGCAATTATGCAAGTAGCATTGGTTAGATAGCCTGTGATTTTGTTTGGGGAATTGAATCTATCCAGTGCCAATAGATTTTCTTGATAGTCTGATTTAGCTGGGGatgatatttttgtaaaattcaTAGCTGATGCC
The window above is part of the Prunus dulcis chromosome 1, ALMONDv2, whole genome shotgun sequence genome. Proteins encoded here:
- the LOC117615012 gene encoding uncharacterized protein LOC117615012, which produces MGRNIQEKDIMNGKLKDIVNGEIQELASGSLPKSPTQDGSPKKDGRPSSMVIKKAHTMFPAHLIAEAISSLRGLDLRWSGPITPSEMLYVQQYIFAKYPQYCNGLVEEVEKLEIDNLSINEESSATTPQEKLKSPKSVTPKELSPFSTTHSDLDRTQMEPSRLLDILTKKSSFQGNFVSIPEVQASNRALKQCGLQEEDYLVLFMANYKDAMVMIGESYPFFRGNHYMTIVSDETDAIREFASNKETRIISAPETWLDLRIKGSQLSQYFRRKCKHSPKGLFSYPATVNGTKYSMHWISEAHRNSWHVLLDATGLVLGEDRLTLALYRPDFVLCTLNNTHTQPSSITCLLVRRKTFDTMSHTA
- the LOC117637839 gene encoding uncharacterized protein LOC117637839, translated to MACRTALRSALLIEACRPVHLTRSSASASFRTHGFPSPRLSGQFRTRGFHFAKRTHLNCSHNENALSLSEDEQGPPQEAVLKAISEVSKTEGRVGQTTNVVIGGTVTDDSTNEWLALDQKVNSYPTVRGFTAIGTGGDDFVQAMVVAVESVIQQPVPEGHVRQKVSSRGKYVSVNIGPVQVISSEQVQAVYNAMRRDDRMKYFL
- the LOC117621610 gene encoding alpha-ketoglutarate-dependent dioxygenase alkB → MYGSESSIVPEDLERTAFRRAEKKYKLYYEDTYKSSKKKRKPKPVDLSEVLDFNSILESYYQNVELPHGVVPLRCGFDRPVFSLENRPGFYFIPGALSVKEQCQWIKESLTSFPQPPNRTNHNAFYGPINDLFIAANERKVLVADWGSNSECDPSVSNGGVHGWKFFEEHEVSSKGSTCKSVSALVLLRKLRWSTLGLQFDWSKRNYDVSLPHKKIPDTLCQLAKRLATPAMPLGEEFQPEGAIVNYFGPGDMLGGHLDDMEADWSKPIVSMSLGCKAIFLLGGKHREDPPIAMFLRSGDVVLMAGEARECFHGVPRIFTDGENDEIVTLERQFSHEDDFSALEYIRSSRININIRQVY